CTGCTTTCCTGGTGGCGCGGGGGATTCTCCTTGGGCTTGGTTCTCTGGAACCCGGATGGTTTGCAGCAGCTTCTGCGGCGGCTGTTCTGGTTGGCGCACTGAAGGGTGGAACAGTCATTCGCAAGATGGCGATGAACAACTTGAAGCGGCTGAAGCGCATTCCCCAACCCAGTCCCCTCTACAAAGTGTTCTCCATTCCAACGTGGATCGTGGTTCTGTTTTTCGGTTCGCTCGGAATGGTGATTCGATTCACGCACTTCCTGCCGGACGCTTTGCGATCATTCATTCTGATTGCTGTTGGGCTGGCGCTGTTCGTGGGCGCCTTCTACTACTTTCGGAACATCAAGCTCGCCGTTCCACTCCCGGGGCCCAGGTTGACCTCCGCTCCTGCAAAGTAACGCGACATCTCTCGGCAACGGAAAGGTCTTCCCATGCCCAACGGACACCACTGGCACCTGATAGTTAATCATTTCCCGATCTTCGGTCTATTCTTCGCGATGCTCCTCTCCGTTGCGGCGATAATCTGGCCCCGCGTCAAGGAAGTCCGCCGGATCGTTTTCGGGGTTTTGATCCTCGTCGCAATCGGTACGATTCCCGCCTTCCTGACCGGCGAGCCGGCCGAGCACGAGGTTGAGGAACTGAAGGGCCTCGGCGTTTCGCTCCAGATGATGCACAAACACGAGGAAACGGCTGAACTCGCTTTCATTTTGATCATGGTTGTGGGGGGATTTGGAGTTATCGGTTTCATCGCTGCTGAGAAGAAGGAGCAGTATACGCGACATATATTAGCAGCGCTGCTGCTCGGTCAACTCATCGCCTTCGGCTTCACGGGGCTGGCTTCCAACCAGGGCGGAGAGATTCGTCGTCCCGAATTGCGCAAGGAATCCAAGGCGGCGATCGACACTCTGAAGGCTGTCGAGCACGACATTCTGAATCACGAAGAGGACGATTAGAAAACGTCCTGCTTGAGTTTCTTCGCTCCGTTCCGTTCAGTTGCCACCAGCAACACTGACCGGAACCGGACATGACAACCGAACCAATGACATTACCCCCGGTTCCCCGCTGGCTGCTTGTTCTGGCGGGGATTCTCCTATTTGCCTACGCGCCGTATGCGATGTTGCGCGGTCTGGATCCCGACGAGGTCCAGATGACCGCTGCGGCGTACGCGGTGGCGCACGGACAGCAGCTTTACACACAGGTCTGGGACAATCACGGTCCGCTTGTCGCGGAGGGAATTGCGGTCCTTATTCGCCTTTTCGATCCTGATTCCTACGAGTTCCTATACGTGCTCCGCGGAGTCATGTTGGCGCTTATGTCCGCCGGGTTTGTCTTCTTCTGGCGGACAAGTCGGCATGTATTTGCCGAAGAATCGCGACTGCCGATCATCGCACTGATTCTCTTCGCGGCTTCACCTGCCCTGTTTGAGAAGAGTTGGGAAATCCGCGGCGACAACCCGATGAACATACTCTGGATCGCCAGCCTGATGTGTTGGTTCGCTGCTTGGCGGAAAGAGAAATACATCCTCTGGCTGCTTTCGGGCGCCTTGGTCGGTGCCTGTTTCTTCTTCAGTTTGAAGACCCTGTTTCTCGGATTCTCAGCCGGGTTGATGTTCATTGCGGCAATGATCTTCCGGCGGAAACTCATGGTGGTTCCGCTGGCGCTGTATGGCGCCGGTTCGATGATTACCCCGGCCATCATGTCGATCGGGTTCAAGATATCCGGAAACGGCGCTGCATTCATCGAGCAGTTCGTCGGCAAGAACATGGATCGCGCCCGCCCCCCGATCTTCGAAGGCTTCGACGAGTTCACCGACCTCTCGACGATTTGGGCGTACGCAACGCTGCTTGTTCTCGGATGGACGGCCTATCGCATTGCGCGTCGCAAAGCACCGGCCGAGATTGCGATTCTATGGCCGGCCGCTGCATTCCTCGTATTCCAGTACATGTTTCTCATGCCGACTTTTCACTACCAGAGCCTCCTTGTGGTTGCCGCGCCGATTGCGTTGTTGTCCGCATGGGCGTTGTGCGATGTCGCGGATTCCATTGCTCGGAGCAACCTCCCCATCACTCGGCGTGAGCCCATCATCGTGACAGGCCTGGTATTGGCCGTGATTGCAATGATGGATACTGAACGGAAGGCGGAACTGATACTTCCGAACGAGATCGCCTTAGGTAATTCGTGGCAGGAAGTTATTCCCAAAAACACGACCGTATTCGACGGATACGGTCATCCGTTGTTTCGCCCTCACCCTTTCGAATACAAGGCGTTCGTGACGACTCTGCGCGATCGATATGAAGCGGGCGACCTGCCCATCGATGTTCCACGGGGCCTTGAGCGTGAGAATGTCCTGTACGTGGTCTACGACAAGCGCGTTCGCAAGTTGGGTGCGGATGTCGTACTGGCGCTGAGAGCCTCCATGGTCCCGCTGAAGACCCCCGGTCTTCTGGCGGCTGGCAAGGTTGTTGAGCGAGGTGATGCAGAAGAAGTCGAGGTCGTGATCCCCCGGGAAGCGGAATACTACTTCGGCTCTGCCGAAAATGGGGACGCAGTTGAGTGGCTCTTGGTCAATGGTGATCCAGTAACGGCTCCGGGGCCAGTGTTCTTGAAGGCGGACCGCGTCATGTTGGATTGGGATGGAGATGGGCCTTTACTCTTATGTGTCGCCAAGCCGGATGAATGGAATCGCAAGGGAGCAATCATTTCGGCGACAGAGGATCTCCCAGATCCTGGCGATGAGAAAGCCACTCGTACGATCTGGCCAGAGTATTTTGAGTATTGATCAGGCCTTGCGCTGCGTGACGATTAATTCCGCTAGCAAACCAACGCCGCCAAGAAGGACGCCCACGCAAATCAGAATAATGTCCGACTCCTGCAGCGTGTGACCCGAGAGCACCAGCAGATCGAAGATCCCCTTCACGATTCCGAGGAGAATCATCCCCGCGGCCAGCGGCATGTAAACCCGCAGCGGACGGAAGAACGTCATGATGCGGAGGATCGTCGTGATGTACTTGCTGCTGTCGGCTACGGGGTGGAACTTCGACTTCCCGATTCGCTTGTAATATGGTGTCGACACGTACTTCACGGGATGGCCGTTCGTCAGGAAGGCGAGCGTCATGCTTGTCACGCACGAGAAACCGTCCGGCATGACCCAGAGATAGCGGAGCATCACATCTCGCTTGAATGCTTTCAGGCCCGTATTCAAGTCCGGAATATGATGGCCCGAGATATAGATCGCGAGCTGGCGGATGAACCACTTCGCCATGAAACGCAACGCCCGGTACGTGCCGCGTTCGCTCGTACGCGCGCCATTCACCTGATCGTAGCGCGGCATATAGGATAACATCTTTGGGATCGTTTTTGGTTCGTACGTTCCATCCGCATCCAACATCACGATGATCTCGCCGCGAGCATTGATGATGCCTGTTCGCCGGCTGGCGCCGCTGCCCTGATTCACCATGTGGCGAATCACGCGCACACCGGCCTTCTCCGCCAGGTCCGGCGTTCTGTCGCGCGATTTATCATCGACGACCAGGATCTCGTACTCGCGCCCCGTCTGATCCATCACGGCGCGCACCGCTTCGATTACCGGAACAATGGCCTTCTCCTCGTTGTAGGCGGGAATCACCACGGAGATGAAATCGGGTTCTGAAGGGGCGTAGTCGCGCATGGGGAGACCTCGAAGATCCTGCGGAGATTTGCAAAGACCTATTCATTGCGCGCCAACGAAGAGTGAGGGGTCAAGGCTCGTTCCGCCATCTCCTTTTGCGAGGAAGTGAGCCGCCGAATTCTGGTTGGCAACACCTGTTTATGGCGCCATGCTCCATTCAGGCGATGAAGGGGGTAAACCATGTGGAAATTGGCGTTGGGTTGGGTTCTGGTGGTCGTGGTTCTTGCGGTGCTGGGATATGTCCTGACCTGGAAATACCTTCCCAAGGACAAACCGCATTGGCGTCGGGCCGCGTGGGTTGTCAGCACTCCCGTCATGTTCTTCTGGCTTTGGATGGGTCTGGACGAGCTCTTCGCGTGGCCGGTTGCCGTCCTGACCGGGGAAATCCGCGCGCTTCCGGGATTCGAATTCACCGCTATCCTCGTCGGCGTTTGTGCGGCGGTCGTTCAGCAATGGACGAACGAACGCCACCCTCCAAAAGATCGCTTCGTCGCGCACAACGGCATCGTATTGGCCATCTTCGCCGCGCTGATCCAGTACATGTCGCCCCTGGCTCGCCCTGCGACTCATCCCCGCTTTGCCGGCGAATGGAAGGACGGTGTCTGCATGCAGAGCGAGGGATACCTCTGTGCGCCCGCCTCAGTGGCGACGCTGCTGCGAGAAATGGGCATCGAGACAACGGAGGAAGAAGTCTGTCGCCGCATGATGGTCAGCACCATGGGCTCCCTCGAATGGGACATGCTGCGCGCCGTCAGGTCCTACGGCCTGGATGCGAATCTGCGTTGGATCGGCAAAGACCCCGGGACGATCCCCACGCCATGCATGGCGATGGTGCGCCTGATGACGAAGGAGGGGAAGCCCGGGCTCGCTCACGCACTGACGGTTCTCGATCAGAAGGGTGACATTCTGACCTTCGGCGATCCGCTGGCCGGGCGATTCGATTGGGATCGCGAGATGACTCGGCGGAACTACTACTTCCAGGGTATCGTGATTGTCGCAAACCCGCAGTAGGGGAGTGCGCCGAATCCCCTCCACTTCCCGGTTGTCGCGCCGCGTCGGACTCCTCCATAATTGTCTTCCGTTTGCGGCAAATTGCCGCGCGCCGACTCTTAGAATTCGAATCAGGTGAAGAATATGATCGATCCAGGAATGATCCGGAAGCTGCAGAGCGACCTGAATACTCGCGTCGAGAAGATGCATGAAGATCTCGAGAACGAGACCGTTGAAGGAAGCGCGGGCGGTGGTGTCGTGAAGGTAACCGTCAGCGGGACGCGCGAAGTCCGCGCCGTCCAGATCGGTCCCGAGGCGATCGACCCGGACGACCCCGAGATGCTGCAGGACCTTGTGATGGCTGCAGTTAACCAGGGGTTGGACGCCGCCAAGAAGCTCCACGAGGAGCGTGTCTCGGCGATCACTGGCGGCATGCGTTTCCCGGGCCTGATCTGATCGCGCCACGTCATGTCGCCTTTACCGAAAGCCCTTGAAGTCGCCATCGCGGAGCTCGGCAAACTGCCCGGCATCGGTCGTCGCAGCGCCGAGCGGATGGCCTTTGCGCTGCTCCAGGCCGAAAAGGCCCAGGTTGCCGAGTTGTCCGATGCTCTCGTTCGCTTGCGCGAGGAGATCGGTACGTGCCCGACTTGCGGCTACTTCACGGACGCGGGGGAGTGCCCGATCTGCTCCGATCGCGGGCGTGATCGAACGGCGCTCTGCGTCGTCGAGCGCGATCTCGACGTCGTGGCGATCGAGCGGGCTGGCGGTTTTCGCGGTATGTACCACGTCTTGGGCGGCGTGCTGTCGCCGTTGAAGGGTGTTACGCCTGAAGACTTGAATATCGATATGCTGTTTCGCCGTCTGGATGGAGGGGAGTTCCGCGAGGTGATCCTGGCGACCAGCCCGAGCGTCGAAGGCGACGCGACGGCCCTCTACCTGTCCAACCTACTCGCGGATCGCGCTCTTTCGGTCACTCGGATCGGTCGCGGCGTGCCCATGGGCGGTTCGTTGGACCTGAGCGACGCAGGCACACTGCGCCTCGCACTCGAAGGACGACGAACCATAGACTAGGATCCGGCATGAATCACTTCGACCTTGCCTATCTTGCGGCACTTCCGGTTCTTGCGCCGGTCGTGACCTACAAGCGGATGCGCTACGGCAAGTATCGCGAGAGCCTGCCGGGGATGCTTGGCAAGCGCCTTCCGTCGCCGCCGTTCTCGCCGGCCGGCGTGGAGCGCTGCTGGCTGCACAGCGTCTCCGTTGGCGAAACGATTGCCGCCGGCAGCATCTACAAATCTCTGCGGCATCGTGAGCTTGGCTGGGATTTCCTGGCGACAACAACGACTGAAACAGGCCAGGCACAAGCGAAGCGCACGCTCGAAGGAGCAGAAGCCTTTGCGTATGCTCCGGCGGATTTTTCCTGGACGGTTCGCGCATTTCTCGACGCCTACAATCCGTCGCTCTATTGCCTGTTCGAGACGGAGATTTGGCCGAATCTTCTGAGCCAGTGCGGGCAGCGCGGCATTCCCGTGTACCTGATCAACGGCAAGGTCAGCGATCGCAGCGCCGAGCGCTACGCTCGCGCCAGAGCGCTCTTCCGCGGGCCGCTCTCGAGCATCCATCGCTTTTTCATGCAAACCGAGAAGGACGCCGAACGCATGGCGCGCATCCTGGGATCGGACGAACTGGTTCGCGTCTTCGGCAACGTGAAGTTCGATGCGCTGCCGACTCCGCTGACCGTCGACGAACGCGCCGACATCCGCGGCCGTTGGGGTGCAGGCGAGGACACGATCGTCATTCTGGCCGGCAGCACACACCCCGGTGAGGAGGAGATCGTTCTCGAAGCTTACCGGCGTGCGCGGCTGACGAACCCGAACGCGCTGCTCGTTCTGGCGCCAAGACATCCGGAACGCTTCAGCCCCGTGGCCGAGTTGCTCACCCGGGCGGACATGCGCGTTCATCGAACCAGCACCGGGCCGAATCCGGGTGATGCAGACGTGGTGCTGCTGGACGAAATGGGAGTGCTTGCCCGCAGCTTCGGCGCCGCGGAGATTGCGCTGGTTGCCGGCAGTTGGTGCCCCGTTGGCGGGCACAACTTGCTCGAGGCCGGCGTCCATGGGATCCCTGTCCTGCGCGGTCCCGATATGCACAGTCAGCCCGACATCGTGCGCGTTCTGGGGCCGGAACAGGGCGCGCCTGAGGTCTCCGCCGAGGATCTCGGCGATTGGCTGATTCGCCTGTGCCGCGACGCGGATGAACGCGAACGCCTGGGGCAGCTTGCGGCCAAGGCCTCGAACTCGAATCGAGGCGCCGCCGGCAAGGTCGTAGATGCTATGCTGGAAGATCTGGCGAAGTCCCGCCGCTAATCCCTGAATCGCATTGCCAGCTTCGGAATTGGCTCATCGCGATAGCCCGCCAGGTAGGCCATGGCGAATCGCGCATGCCATTCGTCAGGACCGTCCGGGCGGCGCAGCGCATCGCTGATTCGCAGCCGATAGCGCATCCTCTCAGCCACGCCCAGGTACTCCCCGAGGATCATGTCGCGCAATTCCGGGTACTTCTCGACGAAACACCGTGCGCTCGCGCCGCGCTCCCAGGATTTCGCAGAGTACTGTTTCGGCTCGAACAAGTGGTGGTGATACAGGAACGCATCCGCGGCGTACAAAATCCGCAGTCCGATCTTCTGCAGCCGATAGGCGTACTCGTTGTCCTCGTAGGCGGGGTAGGGGAAGTTGACGTCGAAGAGGTGTCCCTCGTCGAACCACTTCCGGTGGATCGATGCGTTCAGCGTATGGAAATACACCCAGTCCGCTTCGCCGTTTGGGGGGATCAGGTAGTAGAATGAATCGTGGTGCGCCACCCAGTGCATGAAGTCGTTGATGATGACCTCCGGTGCCCACCGGGAGTTGCCAAAGACGGCGTGACCGGGATCTTCGCGATGACGGCGATCGTGGACCTGAAGGAAGCCGGGCTCCAGCCGCACATCGTCGTTCAGGAACAGGATGACCTCGCCCTTTGCAATCTCGACAGCGGCATTGCGTGCTCGAGCCGGTCCGCCCTTGTCGGTTTGAAGCCACTCGAGCGACCAGGGCCCCTTCCACTCCTCGGCTGTCGAGCGCATTTCCGGCGGACCGCCGTCACAGGCGACGATCACTTCTGCCGGCGCGTCGAATTCCTGGCGCCCGAGCGTTTCCAGGCAGGTTCGCAATCGATCGATGCGATCGTAGACAGGAATAATGATCGAGAGGCGACAGGATGTCATCGTTGGGTTGCTCTTGGGCTCCAGCCTTGTGGAGAATCGCCCCGACGTTTCGGCTCGCCGGGCCTTGTCGTCAATCCTTGAGGTCTCTTCGTTTCTGCGCCCATGCCGCTGCTCA
This genomic window from bacterium contains:
- a CDS encoding glycosyltransferase family 39 protein, whose protein sequence is MTTEPMTLPPVPRWLLVLAGILLFAYAPYAMLRGLDPDEVQMTAAAYAVAHGQQLYTQVWDNHGPLVAEGIAVLIRLFDPDSYEFLYVLRGVMLALMSAGFVFFWRTSRHVFAEESRLPIIALILFAASPALFEKSWEIRGDNPMNILWIASLMCWFAAWRKEKYILWLLSGALVGACFFFSLKTLFLGFSAGLMFIAAMIFRRKLMVVPLALYGAGSMITPAIMSIGFKISGNGAAFIEQFVGKNMDRARPPIFEGFDEFTDLSTIWAYATLLVLGWTAYRIARRKAPAEIAILWPAAAFLVFQYMFLMPTFHYQSLLVVAAPIALLSAWALCDVADSIARSNLPITRREPIIVTGLVLAVIAMMDTERKAELILPNEIALGNSWQEVIPKNTTVFDGYGHPLFRPHPFEYKAFVTTLRDRYEAGDLPIDVPRGLERENVLYVVYDKRVRKLGADVVLALRASMVPLKTPGLLAAGKVVERGDAEEVEVVIPREAEYYFGSAENGDAVEWLLVNGDPVTAPGPVFLKADRVMLDWDGDGPLLLCVAKPDEWNRKGAIISATEDLPDPGDEKATRTIWPEYFEY
- a CDS encoding 3-deoxy-D-manno-octulosonic acid transferase, whose product is MNHFDLAYLAALPVLAPVVTYKRMRYGKYRESLPGMLGKRLPSPPFSPAGVERCWLHSVSVGETIAAGSIYKSLRHRELGWDFLATTTTETGQAQAKRTLEGAEAFAYAPADFSWTVRAFLDAYNPSLYCLFETEIWPNLLSQCGQRGIPVYLINGKVSDRSAERYARARALFRGPLSSIHRFFMQTEKDAERMARILGSDELVRVFGNVKFDALPTPLTVDERADIRGRWGAGEDTIVILAGSTHPGEEEIVLEAYRRARLTNPNALLVLAPRHPERFSPVAELLTRADMRVHRTSTGPNPGDADVVLLDEMGVLARSFGAAEIALVAGSWCPVGGHNLLEAGVHGIPVLRGPDMHSQPDIVRVLGPEQGAPEVSAEDLGDWLIRLCRDADERERLGQLAAKASNSNRGAAGKVVDAMLEDLAKSRR
- a CDS encoding YbaB/EbfC family nucleoid-associated protein; protein product: MIRKLQSDLNTRVEKMHEDLENETVEGSAGGGVVKVTVSGTREVRAVQIGPEAIDPDDPEMLQDLVMAAVNQGLDAAKKLHEERVSAITGGMRFPGLI
- a CDS encoding glycosyltransferase family 2 protein, which translates into the protein MRDYAPSEPDFISVVIPAYNEEKAIVPVIEAVRAVMDQTGREYEILVVDDKSRDRTPDLAEKAGVRVIRHMVNQGSGASRRTGIINARGEIIVMLDADGTYEPKTIPKMLSYMPRYDQVNGARTSERGTYRALRFMAKWFIRQLAIYISGHHIPDLNTGLKAFKRDVMLRYLWVMPDGFSCVTSMTLAFLTNGHPVKYVSTPYYKRIGKSKFHPVADSSKYITTILRIMTFFRPLRVYMPLAAGMILLGIVKGIFDLLVLSGHTLQESDIILICVGVLLGGVGLLAELIVTQRKA
- a CDS encoding DUF1440 domain-containing protein; its protein translation is MPNGHHWHLIVNHFPIFGLFFAMLLSVAAIIWPRVKEVRRIVFGVLILVAIGTIPAFLTGEPAEHEVEELKGLGVSLQMMHKHEETAELAFILIMVVGGFGVIGFIAAEKKEQYTRHILAALLLGQLIAFGFTGLASNQGGEIRRPELRKESKAAIDTLKAVEHDILNHEEDD
- the recR gene encoding recombination mediator RecR — translated: MSPLPKALEVAIAELGKLPGIGRRSAERMAFALLQAEKAQVAELSDALVRLREEIGTCPTCGYFTDAGECPICSDRGRDRTALCVVERDLDVVAIERAGGFRGMYHVLGGVLSPLKGVTPEDLNIDMLFRRLDGGEFREVILATSPSVEGDATALYLSNLLADRALSVTRIGRGVPMGGSLDLSDAGTLRLALEGRRTID
- a CDS encoding glycosyltransferase family 2 protein, coding for MTSCRLSIIIPVYDRIDRLRTCLETLGRQEFDAPAEVIVACDGGPPEMRSTAEEWKGPWSLEWLQTDKGGPARARNAAVEIAKGEVILFLNDDVRLEPGFLQVHDRRHREDPGHAVFGNSRWAPEVIINDFMHWVAHHDSFYYLIPPNGEADWVYFHTLNASIHRKWFDEGHLFDVNFPYPAYEDNEYAYRLQKIGLRILYAADAFLYHHHLFEPKQYSAKSWERGASARCFVEKYPELRDMILGEYLGVAERMRYRLRISDALRRPDGPDEWHARFAMAYLAGYRDEPIPKLAMRFRD